One segment of Malassezia restricta chromosome V, complete sequence DNA contains the following:
- a CDS encoding acyl-protein thioesterase responsible for depalmitoylation of Gpa1p: MAMSALRTVVVPPTGGGFPSATVFLLHGLGDSAQGWLDVARMLGRNQALQHVRFVLPTAPTQPVTVNMGMSMTSWFDLYSLTDLEQGEDEAGMLSSVSSVMKLVEQETDGSAPGLNGHRVPMSRIVLAGFSQGGAIAQLLGLTSKERPAGVAALSTWLPLHKKISSLRASQQTYPFFQAHGTADPMVDYEFGRRSFEAVQNDLGFGHQAEWHEYQMPHSACPAEITDLAAWLERVLGL; the protein is encoded by the coding sequence ATGGCCATGTCAGCGCTACGGACGGTGGTGGTGCCGCCTACAGGGGGTGGATTCCCGTCTGCGACTGTGTTCCTTCTGCATGGACTCGGAGATTCGGCGCAAGGATGGCTCGATGTGGCCAGGATGCTGGGGCGGAATCAGGCtctgcagcatgtgcgcTTTGTGCTCCCGACGGCGCCCACTCAACCTGTGACCGTCAACATGGGCATGTCGATGACGTCCTGGTTTGATTTGTACTCTTTAACGGATCTGGAGCAGGGCGAAGACGAGGCAGGTATGCTGAGCAGTGTATCATCTGTCATGAAGCTGGTGGAGCAAGAGACAGATGGCAGTGCGCCAGGTCTGAACGGTCACAGGGTCCCGATGAGTCGCATTGTGCTGGCGGGATTCAGTCAGGGTGGTGCGATCGCGCAACTGCTTGGACTCACGTCCAAGGAACGCCCCGCGGGTGTGGCGGCCCTCTCAACATGGCTGCCACTGCACAAGAAAATCTCTTCTCTGCGCGCGAGCCAGCAAACCTACCCCTTTTTCCAAGCTCACGGCACGGCGGACCCGATGGTCGACTACGAGTTTGGCCGCCGCTCATTTGAGGCAGTCCAAAATGATCTTGGATTCGGCCACCAAGCCGAGTGGCATGAGTATCAGATGCCACACTCGGCCTGCCCTGCCGAAATCACAGATCTGGCTGCGTGGCTAGAACGTGTCCTTGGTCTATAG
- a CDS encoding large subunit ribosomal protein L34e: MAQRLTLRKRNPYNTRSNRRRVVKTPNGEHRYLHLKKLPTAPKCGDCHMKLQGVKSLRPRAYATVSKREKSVQRAYGGSRCAECVRTRVVRAFLVEESKIVKNVLKSQQAKASQ, translated from the exons ATGGCTCAGCGTCTTACTCTGCGCAAGCGTAACCCCTACAACACGAGGTCGAACCGTCGGCGCGTTGTGAAGACGCCTAACGGTGAGCACCGTTACTTGCACCTGAAGAAGTTGCCTACTGCCCCTAAGTGCGGTGACTGCCACATGAAGCTTCAGGGTGTCAAGAGCTTGCGCCCTCGCGCATATGCCACGGTCTCGAAGCGCGAGAAGTCGGTCCAGCGCGCCTACGGTGGTAGCCGCTGCGCTGAATGTGTCCGCACTCG CGTTGTTCGTGCTTTCCTTGTGGAAGAGTCGAAGATCGTGAAGAACGTGCTCAAGTCACAGCAGGCCAAGGCTTCGCAGTAA
- a CDS encoding large subunit ribosomal protein L6: MIPMRRFSCDTSMRYYTGFRCFFRSIHTRREPVRLPETTTLSILDFPPQPRPTRPLSSLMRKAKTLVFNGPKGEVVVPLHYFVNMSWGAVPDSKIRTITFSVEDENARVQRSIWGLTRALCANAIKGVEEGHVVTLRLVGVGYRASVEPDPLPRKHPFEVELERSRGHWYAPEQKQTEMDRIKRLIESSGANERLHMRLGFSHPVLVPIPYGIKAVCETPTLIKLQSVDKQLLGQFAQSVRQIRKPEPYKGKGVFLNDEQIKLKTPKKK; the protein is encoded by the coding sequence ATGATAcccatgcggcgcttttcATGCGACACAAGTATGCGGTACTATACTGGATTTCGTTGTTTTTTCCGCTCTATTCATACCCGGCGTGAACCAGTGCGTCTGCCAGAGACCACCACCTTATCTATACTAGACTTTCCGCCTCAGCCGCGACCAACACGCCCGCTGTCCTCACTTATGCGGAAGGCCAAGACGCTCGTGTTCAATGGGCCTAAAGGCGAAGTTGTTGTGCCACTGCACTATTTTGTTAATATGTCCTGGGGTGCTGTGCCAGACTCAAAAATACGGACCATCACATTCTCGGTCGAGGATGAAAACGCCAGGGTCCAGCGCAGCATCTGGGGTCTGACACGCGCTCTTTGTGCGAATGCTATCAAGGGTGTCGAAGAAGGCCATGTTGTCACGCTTCGATTGGTTGGTGTCGGCTATCGTGCGAGCGTGGAACCGGATCCCTTGCCGCGCAAGCATCCGTTTGAGGTCGAATTGGAACGCAGTCGTGGCCATTGGTATGCTCCCGAACAAAAACAGACAGAGATGGATCGTATCAAGCGCCTTATTGAGTCATCGGGTGCGaacgagcgcctgcacaTGCGCCTTGGATTCTCTCATCCTGTGCTGGTACCTATTCCGTATGGCATTAAGGCCGTATGTGAAACGCCTACTCTGATCAAGCTTCAGAGTGTCGATAAGCAACTGCTGGGCCAATTTGCACAGAGTGTCCGGCAGATTCGTAAGCCCGAGCCATACAAGGGAAAGGGTGTCTTTCTTAACGACGAGCAAATCAAGCTCAAGACACCCAAGAAGAAGTAG
- a CDS encoding E3 ubiquitin-protein ligase synoviolin codes for MPRFEAASLLSTPVLIAYGICSAIAFVAMLYKARREQLDIFMASAWIYQSNGCLLILSNFICFSLVLMMRIMQKLFLGPLGRQEVQSVRESVTMHVFDLFITTSAGMFSSNLLCFYFGCLIFVVSLLQTLCRVRIETIGQMTALPRLAHARMIGLFVCLQLMEFILIPSVILLLPQDLGPVGIMTQYFILLCASQVNLWALVALYHCEARARQMGDAWEEKSLYVFYIEFARDIFMLLVYPICVVFSLFYVPQTGIIFVPFGTIRQFIMLAYSVYKNATKYMRFSAATRDMDSKYPPLSKEEIDQLRDKTCIICREEFDAETQNQADTPRKLPCHHVFHFRCLHSWLERQQNCPTCRRDVFRAPPQAEQPQERVARIRSQGSPAELDDANDSATLSSLLARFTQPAEGAASSSHDTPAPPPAATQDPREAMRQAVLKRFDQKPQPPSTQPPVLIPLFDPQSVPDFRTRVEPNLPHTLVDWAKSVSSTPTLDEEQLSHVTDAQLRKRLQLLQETQQTLQNAIAQIQEALAPPVPEEKGKAPARSHE; via the exons GTGTCTTCTT ATCCTATCCAATTTTATATGCTTCAGCTTGGTCTTAATGATGCGTATTATGCAAAAGTTATTCCTCGGTCCCCTGGGACGACAAGAGGTCCAA TCTGTGAGAGAATCCGTTACCATGCACGTCTTTGACCTCTTCATTACAACGTCTGCTGGCATGTTCAGCTCAAATCTTTTGTGTTTCTACTTTGGCTGCCTGATTTTTGTTGTATCGCTTTTGCAGACCTTGTGCAGGGTACGCATTGAAACAATAGGCCAAATGACAGCATTGCCGCGTTTAGCCCACGCACGAATGATCGGCCTTTTTGTGTGCCTTCAGCTTATGGAGTTTATACTCATCCCCAGCGTGATTCTGTTGTTACCGCAGGACCTGGGACCTGTTGGTATCATGACGCAGTACTTTATTTTACTATGTGCATCGCAAGTCAACTTGTGGGCCCTAGTGGCATTGTACCATTGTGAAGCGCGTGCTCGTCAGATGGGGGATGCCTGGGAGGAAAAGAGCCTTTACGTCTTCTACATCGAGTTTGCGCGTGATATTTTCATGTTGCTGGTTTATCCTATTTGTGTCGTATTTTCGTTGTTCTACGTGCCGCAGACTGGCATAATCTTCGTACCTTTCGGTACCATCCGCCAGTTTATCATGCTGGCATATTCCGTGTACAAAAATGCAACGAAGTACATGCGGTTTAGTGCTGCGACGCGTGATATGGACAGCAAATACCCACCGCTCTCAAAGGAAGAGATTGACCAGTTGAGGGACAAGACATGCATTATTTGCCGCGAAGAGTTCGATGCTGAGACACAGAACCAAGCAGATACGCCGCGTAAACTTCCTTGCCATCACGTCTTTCATTTCCGGTGCTTGCACTCCTGGCTCGAACGCCAGCAAAACTGCCCAACTTGTCGACGCGATGTGTTCAGAGCACCACCGCAAGCGGAGCAACCTCAAGAGAGAGTGGCCCGCATACGATCACAAGGGTCTCCTGCCGAACTAGATGATGCGAATGACTCTGCAACACTTTCATCGCTTCTTGCTCGTTTCACTCAGCCTGCAGAGGGTGCAGCATCATCATCTCATGATACccccgcgccgcctccggCCGCCACCCAAGACCCACGTGAAGCTATGCGACAAGCAGTGTTGAAACGCTTCGATCAAAAGCCCCAGCCTCCGTCCACTCAGCCGCCTGTCTTGATACCACTATTTGATCCTCAATCTGTGCCAGACTTTCGCACGCGTGTGGAGCCCAATCTGCCACATACTCTCGTGGATTGGGCCAAGTCTGTCTCCTCGACGCCCACTCTTGATGAAGAGCAGCTGTCTCATGTTACAGATGCTCAACTCCGCAAGCGATTGCAGCTGTTGCAAGAGACACAACAAACACTGCAAAATGCCATTGCACAGATCCAAGAGGCGTTggcgccgcccgtgcctgAGGAAAAAGGCAAGGCACCAGCACGTAGCCATGAATAA
- a CDS encoding fungal Zn(2)-Cys(6) binuclear cluster domain protein, protein MIFEPHEGVDGVSLSVPELRHDSSAELLGTSQSGPLEDSMYEGGMSPTSHKRPADVAVSDVLPTKAARDTVPTKQKSTRGARACTNCHRLKMKCEVKNDGGPCLRCARSGHECIFLESNRGRKSDKHRKTASMQQTVKKMEQVVESVLETLHETNSSSPETDAAYAVPLGSVGEAATQVGLSPAVVDMLVVRVRDLIYSTSGTIKYTHSRSAIAGETVKFMQQMGMLEGTKNTTQWLDSSQDGFIARIIRAATLGMRPSTYAMMEDAAPPKRGAESIKATHLPPLPDNSLNPLGLFAEASLHNWRMQQQAGSTCDGSQASTSRASAHGGNPGPRSLADKNAAPEEEHARKRRSVQFGVANDTYFHRSSMSAPRASENGADAPPELLREGIVSSEEALELFRIFFHHCSLHIYLLDPEWHTPTAVCSRSPFLFTCVCAVASKFYLRRPDLYVSCQRRAIKGAFDVLSRGYKSPEIVQGFLLLTLYNQPVERYEEDRTWLFAGIAIRMAQELNMHRKCVMPPEARADEATMRHVLNCERTWYICFCVDRTLSAQMGKPYSIREDYLIRHAPDWCVQELSRPWDLGICALVDLLRVQTRQLDFLYSSTLTPSGLHVGLNYPAILPTFNEQLSETMQFWYRQGLDSFTGTFPLPSRPHDAATVAPPQHAGSETQAQAAMAPRAEHDMHGKVPASDAADKHGPCAPTFLPTLNHAITNLDRAGTADAPRVSAWMALHETSPPAENADLATRSMYYIARQAPLRYNYAVLVLNSFGLQYALERPSDFASADKPQYLARCVHAAKEIISTVMYGMREILRYAPDPTFVTVAYACVFLLKLIQPMFARYIHEDEILVLVTHTIEVLEEAAVDPSHTPALYASFLRMLIQSRLEQRSREGTERSSVPDMQHANLPEHHQLNSALPSSSAGVRDPTLVPPNEPSMTVNPHQVNPVAAELASREKVASPATPAHLRRTSPSVDVSKRAAATPSNQPPFRHENAALAAPAPVPGDLPPKGADIPSATHEPFAEHGWDAAQYAKAQGVEVNRVLDDSFWTSLLPPGYGGGGSMGHSGAGSAGIFELSRDSDLFKPSSQWGSGRTALTPGATRASSPTLLHMPF, encoded by the coding sequence ATGATCTTTGAGCCGCATGAGGGTGTGGACGGTGTGAGCTTGAGTGTGCCAGAGCTGCGGCACGATTCGAGCGCTGAACTGCTTGGCACATCACAATCCGGTCCTTTGGAGGACTCGATGTATGAGGGCGGCATGAGTCCTACCTCCCACAAGCGGCCCGCTGATGTTGCGGTCTCGGACGTTCTCCCGACAAAGGCAGCCAGGGATACCGTACCAACAAAACAGAAGTCCACACGCGGTGCGCGTGCCTGCACCAACTGCCATCGTCTCAAGATGAAATGTGAAGTGAAAAATGATGGTGGGCCCTGCTTGCGGTGTGCTCGCAGTGGACATGAATGTATATTCCTCGAGAGCAACCGAGGACGTAAGTCCGACAAGCACCGGAAGACAGCTTCTATGCAGCAGACCGTAAAAAAGATGGAACAGGTTGTTGAATCTGTGCTAGAAACCCTGCATGAGACCAACTCTTCGTCGCCTGAGACCGATGCAGCCTATGCCGTGCCCCTGGGCTCCGTTGGTGAGGCAGCGACTCAAGTGGGTCTGTCACCAGCCGTGGTAGATATGCTTGTGGTGCGTGTACGTGACCTGATATATTCAACAAGCGGCACTATAAAGTATACACACTCTCGTTCAGCTATTGCAGGAGAAACTGTCAAGTTTATGCAGCAGATGGGCATGCTGGAGGGGACAAAAAACACGACCCAGTGGCTGGACTCGAGTCAGGATGGATTTATCGCGCGCATAATACGTGCAGCCACGCTGGGCATGCGGCCGTCGACCTACGCGATGATGGAGGACGCTGCTCCTCCGAAGCGGGGTGCTGAGTCGATCAAGGCGACGCATTTGCCTCCGTTGCCAGACAATTCGCTGAATCCGCTGGGTCTTTTCGCTGAAGCGAGCTTGCACAACTGGAGAATGCAGCAGCAAGCAGGGAGTACGTGCGATGGATCGCAAGCTTCAACAAGCAGGGCATCGGCCCATGGCGGTAATCCAGGGCCCCGCAGTCTGGCCGATAAGAATGCAGCGCCCGAAGAAGAGCATGCGCGCAAGCGGCGGTCGGTGCAATTTGGTGTGGCGAATGATACCTACTTCCACCGGAGCTCCATGTCCGCCCCTCGTGCAAGCGAAAATGGTGCGGATGCGCCTCCCGAACTGCTGAGAGAGGGCATCGTCTCGTCGGAAGAAGCTCTAGAGCTCTTTCGCATTTTCTTTCATCACTGTTCTCTCCACATCTACTTGCTGGACCCGGAATGGCACACGCCCACCGCGGTATGCTCCCGCTCGCCGTTCCTGTTTACGTGCGTGTGTGCGGTGGCATCCAAGTTTTATCTGCGACGTCCCGATCTGTACGTGTCATGCCAGCGTCGAGCCATCAAGGGCGCGTTTGATGTGCTCAGTCGAGGATACAAATCGCCTGAAATTGTGCAGGGCTTTTTGCTTCTTACCCTGTACAACCAGCCCGTCGAGCGGTACGAAGAGGATAGGACGTGGCTCTTTGCAGGCATTGCGAttcgcatggcgcaggaGCTGAACATGCATCGCAAGTGTGTGATGCCACCTGAGGCTAGGGCCGACGAGGCGACTATGCGCCACGTGTTGAATTGTGAGCGCACATGGTACATTTGTTTCTGCGTCGACCGCACGCTCAGTGCACAGATGGGAAAACCGTATAGCATCCGCGAAGATTATCTGATCCGACACGCGCCGGACTGGTGCGTTCAGGAGCTCAGCCGCCCATGGGATCTGGGCATTTGTGCATTGGTCGATCtgctgcgtgtgcagaCGCGACAGCTTGATTTTTTGTACTCGTCGACATTGACCCCCTCGGGTCTTCATGTTGGCTTGAACTACCCTGCCATCCTACCCACATTCAATGAGCAATTGTCCGAGACGATGCAATTTTGGTACCGCCAAGGTCTCGATTCGTTTACCGGCACCTTTCCTCTCCCGTCGCGTCCCCACGATGCCGCGACGGTCGCGCCGCCCCAGCATGCTGGATCGGAGACCCAGGCCCAAGCTGCTATGGCTCCACGGGCGGAGCATGACATGCATGGCAAGGTACCCGCATCTGACGCGGCGGACAAGCATGGGCCGTGTGCACCGACGTTTCTGCCGACGCTGAATCACGCTATCACGAACCTCGACAGGGCTGGCACCGCGGATGCGCCTCGTGTGTcggcgtggatggcgcTGCACGAAACGAGTCCGCCCGCCGAGAATGCAGATCTAGCCACTCGATCAATGTACTATATTGCccgccaggcgccgctACGCTACAATTATGCCGTGCTGGTGCTGAACTCCTTTGGCCTGCAATATGCTCTCGAGCGACCCTCCGACTTTGCATCGGCAGACAAGCCGCAATACCTTGCGCGTTGCGTGCACGCAGCGAAAGAAATCATCTCGACCGTCATGTACGGCATGCGAGAAATACTGCGGTACGCGCCAGATCCCACGTTTGTCACGGTGGCGTACGCCTGCGTCTTTTTGCTCAAGCTGATACAGCCGATGTTCGCCCGCTATATTCACGAAGACGAGATTCTTGTCTTGGTCACTCACACGATCGAGGTTTTGGAGGAGGCGGCCGTAGACCCGTCGCACACACCCGCCCTGTACGCGTCTTTCTTGCGCATGCTGATTCAgtcgcgcctcgagcagcgtTCGCGTGAAGGTACGGAGCGCTCGTCGGTGCCCGACATGCAGCATGCCAACTTGCCTGAGCACCACCAGCTCAACTCTGCTCTGCCCTCTTCGAGTGCTGGTGTTCGCGATCCGACCCTGGTCCCGCCGAATGAGCCGTCTATGACCGTCAACCCACACCAGGTGAACCCCGTGGCAGCGGAGCTGGCGTCGCGGGAAAAAGTCGCCTCACCGGCTACGCCAGCGcatctgcgccgcacgtcgccgtccGTGGATGTTTCCAagcgcgctgcagccaCGCCTTCGAATCAGCCGCCCTTTCGCCACGAGAATGCTGCCCTGGCTGCTCCTGCACCCGTGCCGGGAGACTTGCCCCCCAAAGGGGCCGACATACCCAGTGCGACACATGAACCGTTCGCTGAGCACGGCTGGGATGCCGCCCAGTACGCCAAGGCCCAGGGCGTCGAAGTCAATCGTGTGCTGGATGACAGCTTCTGGACATCGCTTCTCCCCCCCGGCTacggaggcggcggctccaTGGGCCACAGCGGCGCTGGGAGCGCTGGCATCTTTGAGCTGAGTCGCGACTCGGACCTATTCAAGCCATCGTCCCAGTGGGGCAGTGGCCGAACGGCGCTCACGCCTGGCGCAACGCGGGCCTCCTCACCGACGCTCCTGCACATGCCTTTTTAA
- a CDS encoding myosin I → MVISKRAGGRKHATSGPPPVVNRGIAKADWREGFKKPQAGVSDMTLLTQITNEAINGNLQVRFANAEIYTYIGNVLISVNPFRDLGIYTDDILRSYRGKNRLEMPPHVYAIAESAYYNMLAYKENQCVIISGESGAGKTEAAKRIMQYIAAVSGNSTASAGIHNIKDMVLATNPLLESFGCAKTLRNNNSSRHGKYLEIMFDTQGSPVGAQITNYLLEKGRVVGQVRNERNFHIFYQLTKAATPQQREAFGLQGPEAYAYTAHSQCLDVPGIDDHADFAAAFQAMQTIGLSEDEQMSIVRMLASILWLGNVYFAENAQGDADIGNADVTDFCAYLLGVDPTAVQRALTQRIMETQRGGRRGSVYEVPLNPTQAAAVRDALSKAIYNNLFEWIVSRVNQSLQAHGQASTVIGVLDIYGFEIFENNSFEQLCINYVNEKLQQIFIELTLKKEQEEYAQEQIQWTPIKYFNNKIVCDLIESKRPPGIFSTLNDAVVTAHADSAAADNSFMQRTSMLASNPHFEARGSKFLIRHYAGDVMYNVQGMTEKNKDALLKDILNLVDSSSNAFLVGLFPDRPDPDSKKRPPSAGDRIKTSANLLVDNLMQAQPSYIRTIKPNQNKSPSEYDTQAILHQIKYLGLQENIRVRRAGFAYRNTFEKIVQRFYLLSPATSYAGDYIWQGDARSGCERIFIDTGIARDEWQLGVSKGFIKNPETLFALETMRDRYWHNMAMRIQRAWRAYLWRREESARRIQRAWRRSREGYEFLEMRDYGHQLLSGRKERRRFSLVSMRRFMGDYLDVNGSSAEGRMLRACAHLSAGEHVVFSARAQLLVSRLGRTSVPSPRFLLLTPRGVYLLVTHLVNKRPQTTCERMIPLSTIQDVSLSHLRDDWIVLKTGMDEGDPLLHCDFKTEFVAWLLQQSGGRTHVTIAPQIDYLRKGRKKAHVSFRKDESLVSGDVYKSSVVSVGSGEPPNSVSRPPAKKLPRSTQAASTRRPGTRAIPARRPVPVARVPVPTPAAAPAPLPAKRTVPAPPPAQDGLPAYLQAPPAPAARSSSGVPSYLSPTSQSAVAPPMPSYLSGAAPALAPPVTQLGSLSQATPSAPPAAPTPAAPAPSMPARPAPVSRLPRYRALYDFETVEPGEMPLTKGDIVELEDKEGHGWWLVKKNGVEGWSPADYLELVPEATKSRPPPPPAKPPVSAKPATAPKSTTQPVPSWSPADAHAAPMAVMPGMGDPGGFAAVLARKKAERAAAEAQPPP, encoded by the coding sequence ATGGTGATCTCCAAGCGCGCGGGCGGGAGGAAACATGCGACATCCGGCCCACCGCCTGTGGTGAATCGCGGCATTGCCAAGGCGGATTGGCGTGAAGGCTTCAAGAAGCCACAGGCTGGCGTCTCGGATATGACATTGCTGACGCAGATCACGAACGAAGCCATCAATGGCAACCTGCAGGTGCGCTTCGCGAATGCCGAGATTTACACCTACATCGGTAACGTGCTCATTTCCGTGAATCCATTTCGCGATCTGGGAATATACACGGACGACATCCTGCGTTCGTACCGCGGCAAGAACCGCCTGGAGATGCCGCCACATGTCTATGCGATCGCCGAGAGCGCCTACTACAACATGCTAGCGTACAAAGAGAACCAGTGCGTGATTATTTCAGGAGAATCAGGTGCTGGCAAGACGGAGGCGGCTAAGCGGATTATGCAGTACATCGCTGCTGTCAGTGGAAACAGCACAGCTAGCGCTGGCATCCACAACATCAAAgacatggtgctggcgACCAATCCCCTGCTCGAGAGCTTTGGATGCGCAAAGACGCTCCGCAACAACAATAGCTCGCGGCACGGCAAGTACCTCGAAATCATGTTTGATACGCAGGGCTCGCCTGTGGGCGCCCAAATTACCAACTACCTGCTGGAAAAAGGGCGCGTGGTCGGTCAGGTGCGAAACGAGCGCAACTTCCACATATTCTACCAGCTGACGAaggctgcgacgccgcagcagcgcgaagCTTTTGGTCTGCAGGGTCCCGAGGCCTACGCGTACACGGCCCATAGCCAATGTCTCGATGTGCccggcatcgacgaccaTGCCGATTTTGCCGCCGCCTTCCAGGCCATGCAGACGATTGGTCTCTCTGAGGATGAGCAAATGAGCATTGTGCGCATGCTTGCTTCGATCCTGTGGCTCGGAAATGTCTACTTTGCCGAGAACGCGCAAGGTGACGCGGACATCGGGAACGCTGACGTGACCGACTTTTGTGCCTATCTGCTCGGCGTAGATCCTACGGCTGTCCAGCGCGCACTGACGCAGCGCATTATGGAAACGCAGcgtggcggccgccgtGGATCGGTGTACGAAGTGCCACTGAACCCAACACAGGCGGCTGCCGTGCGTGACGCGCTGAGCAAGGCCATCTACAACAATTTGTTCGAATGGATTGTCTCGCGTGTGAACCAGTCTCTTCAGGCCCATGGCCAAGCTTCCACCGTGATTGGTGTGCTGGACATTTATGGCTTTGAGATCTTTGAAAACAACTCCTTTGAGCAGCTGTGCATCAATTATGTCAATGAAAAGCTGCAGCAGATCTTTATTGAGCTGACGCTCAAAAAAGAGCAAGAAGAGTATGCGCAGGAGCAGATTCAGTGGACGCCTATCAAGTACTTCAACAACAAGATTGTGTGTGACTTGATTGAGTCCAAGCGCCCGCCAGGCATTTTCTCGACGCTGAACGATGCGGTTGTGACAGCTCATGCGGACTCGGCCGCGGCGGATAACTCGttcatgcagcgcacgtCGATGCTGGCGAGCAACCCACACTTTGAGGCGCGTGGAAGCAAGTTCTTGATCCGTCACTACGCGGGCGATGTCATGTACAATGTCCAGGGCATGACGGAGAAGAACAAGGATGCACTGCTCAAGGACATTCTGAACCTGGTCGACAGTTCGTCGAATGCCTTTCTGGTTGGTTTGTTCCCTGATCGCCCCGACCCTGACAGCAAAAAGCGCCCGCCCTCGGCCGGCGACCGCATCAAGACGAGCGCGAATCTGCTGGTCGATAACCTTATGCAGGCGCAACCGTCGTACATTCGCACGATCAAGCCGAACCAGAACAAGAGCCCGAGTGAGTACGACACCCAGGCGATTCTGCACCAGATCAAGTACCTTGGTCTGCAGGAAAACATccgcgtgcgccgagcCGGCTTTGCGTACCGCAACACGTTCGAAAAGATTGTGCAGCGGTTCTATCTGCTTTCGCCTGCCACCTCGTATGCAGGCGACTACATTTGGCAGGGTGATGCACGCAGTGGCTGTGAGCGCATCTTTATCGACACGGGCATTGCTCGTGACGAGTGGCAACTGGGTGTGTCCAAGGGCTTTATCAAGAACCCCGAGACGCTCTTCGCATTGGAGACGATGCGTGATCGGTACTGGCACAATATGGCGATGCGCATTCAacgcgcgtggcgtgcgtacctgtggcgccgcgaggaaagtgcgcggcgcatccagcgtgcatggcgccgaaGTCGCGAAGGATACGAGTTCCTCGAGATGCGCGACTACGGCCACCAGCTGCTGTCTGGTCGCAAagagcgccgtcgcttcAGCCTGGTCAGTATGCGTCGCTTTATGGGCGACTATCTCGATGTGAATGGCTCCTCTGCCGAGGGACGCATGTtgcgcgcgtgtgcgcatcTTTCTGCTGGTGAGCACGTCGTGTTCAGCGCGCGTGCCCAGCTGCTTGTGTCGCGACTCGGTCGCACGTCGGTGCCGAGTCCGCGGTTTCTGCTTCtcacgccgcgcggcgtgtATCTTCTCGTGACGCACCTCGTCAACAAGCGTCCTCAGACGACATGTGAGCGTATGATCCCCCTGAGCACGATCCAGGACGTCAGTCTCTCCCACCTGCGGGATGACTGGATTGTTCTCAAGAcgggcatggacgagggcGATCCACTTCTTCACTGCGACTTTAAGACGGAATTCGTGGCGTGGCTATTACAGCAATCGGGCGGCCGGACGCATGTCACGATTGCTCCGCAGATCGACTATCTTCGCAAGGGCCGCAAAAAGGCGCATGTCTCGTTCCGCAAAGATGAGAGCCTGGTGTCTGGCGACGTGTACAAGAGCTCTGTCGTGTCGGTCGGATCCGGCGAGCCGCCCAACAGTGTGTCGCGACCGCCTGCGAAGAAGCTCccgcgctcgacgcagGCAGCATCGACGCGTCGACCCGGCACGCGGGCCATTcctgcgcgtcgtcctgTGCCAGTGGCACGAGTGCCCGTCCCTACtcccgccgccgcgcccgctCCTCTGCCGGCCAAACGAACGGTCCCTGCTCCTCCGCCGGCCCAAGATGGCTTGCCTGCCTACCTTCAAGCGCCCCCGGCgcccgcagcgcgctcGTCTTCGGGCGTTCCATCTTACCTCTCACCAACCAGCCAGTCTGCGGTCGCCCCTCCTATGCCATCGTACTTGAGTGGCGCGGCTCCGGCGCTCGCCCCGCCTGTGACGCAACTCGGATCACTCTCACAAGCTACACCGTCTGCTCCTCCCGCTGCTCCGACTCCCGCTGCCCCTGCGCCATCTATGCCTGCACGGCCCGCTCCCGTCAGTCGCTTGCCACGGTACCGTGCCCTGTATGACTTTGAAACGGTTGAGCCAGGCGAAATGCCCCTGACAAAAGGCGACATCGTCGAGCTGGAAGACAAGGAGGGCCATGGATGGTGGCTCGTCAAAAAGAACGGTGTCGAAGGATGGTCGCCTGCTGACTACCTGGAACTGGTGCCCGAGGCGACCAAGTCGCggccgcctccgccgccagcCAAACCACCCGTGAGCGCGAAGCCGGCGACGGCTCCCAAGTCCACCACACAGCCTGTTCCGTCATGGTCACCTGCTGacgcgcatgcggcgccgatggcgGTCATGCCCGGCATGGGAGACCCCGGTGGCTTTGCTGCCGTCCTGGCCCGCAAAAAAGCGGAGCGTGCAGCGGCCGAGGCACAACCTCCACCCTAG